One genomic segment of Gossypium arboreum isolate Shixiya-1 chromosome 3, ASM2569848v2, whole genome shotgun sequence includes these proteins:
- the LOC108456915 gene encoding extensin-like, which yields MENRLCMYLLFSTMAATLFVHCDARKSMEHIKGPKHQRNSIIKHTKNLELMSKLMSLVIEQPTDTSNTQPYGVSSTFSLPPFDSLPPENSHPYCVNPPNTPQPPIGTSPSPPSPFYNFPPLGPPPSPPGIVPNPPIIFPGPPGIVPNPPSIFQGPPGIVPNPPSIFPSPPQAIPTPAGYIPSPSGPVLSPPYYELTPPYNVPSPFGFNPSPPEFLPPIVYPPPTVLPSPNRAPTTALWCVAKPSVPGPIMQEAMNYACASGADCDSIQPSGPCFQPDTIFAHTSYAFNSYWQKTKIAGGTCEFGGTAMLVTVDPSYDGCHFEYQY from the exons atggaaaacAGGCTTTGCATGTACCTTCTCTTTTCAACAATGGCGGCCACTCTTTTCGTGCATTGCG ACGCAAGAAAATCAATGGAACATATCAAAGGTCCAAAACATCAAAGGAATTCAATCATAAAGCACACAAAGAACTTAGAGCTAATGAGTAAACTTATGAGTTTAGTGATTGAACAACCCACTGATACGTCAAATACTCAACCTTATGGAGTAAGCTCAACATTTTCTTTGCCACCATTTGATTCTTTGCCCCCTGAAAATTCACATCCTTACTGTGTTAACCCTCCAAATACCCCTCAACCTCCAATTGGAACCTCACCTTCCCCACCCTCTCCCTTTTACAACTTTCCTCCTCTTGGCCCACCACCAAGCCCACCCGGAATAGTTCCAAACCCGCCGATTATATTTCCAGGCCCACCCGGAATAGTCCCGAACCCACCTAGTATTTTTCAGGGCCCACCTGGAATAGTCCCGAACCCACCTAGTATTTTTCCAAGCCCTCCACAAGCAATACCAACACCAGCAGGTTACATACCAAGCCCATCGGGGCCAGTATTGAGCCCGCCCTATTACGAGCTGACCCCACCATATAATGTTCCATCACCATTTGGGTTTAATCCAAGCCCACCAGAGTTTCTACCGCCAATTGTATACCCACCCCCAACGGTTCTACCATCTCCCAATAGGGCTCCAACCACAGCATTATGGTGTGTGGCTAAGCCATCAGTGCCTGGCCCAATCATGCAAGAGGCAATGAACTATGCGTGTGCATCCGGGGCGGATTGTGATTCAATTCAACCTAGTGGTCCATGTTTTCAGCCTGACACCATCTTTGCACATACCTCCTATGCTTTTAATAGCTATTGGCAGAAAACCAAGATTGCTGGTGGCACGTGTGAGTTTGGTGGCACAGCCATGCTTGTCACAGTTGATCCAA GTTATGACGGTTGCCATTTCGAGTACCAATATTGA